One Panicum virgatum strain AP13 chromosome 9K, P.virgatum_v5, whole genome shotgun sequence genomic region harbors:
- the LOC120647451 gene encoding spliceosome-associated protein 130 A-like → MYLYSLTLQRATGAVCAVIGSFSGRDTKKSAASGSASTQEIAVARGSTLDLLRPDPETGRLRTLLSVDVFGVIRSLAQFRLTGANKDYLVVGSDSGRLVILEYSPDRNRFDKVHQETFGKSGCRRIVPGQLLAVDPKGRALCIAALEKQKLVYVLNRDAAARLTISSPLEAHKSNTITFSLTALDCGFDNPIFAAIELEYAESDRDPTGQAANQAQKLLTFYELDLGLNHVSRKASEPIDNGANLLVTVPGGGDGPSGVLVCCDNFVLYRNQGHPEVRAVIPRRADLPAERGVLIVAAATHRQKSMFFFLLQTEYGDIFKVDLEHSGETVTELRIKYFDTIPVASATCVLRSGLLFAASEFGNHALYQFRDIGRDADVESSSATLMETEEGFQPVFFQPRPLKNLIRIDEIESLMPVMDMRIANLFDEETPQLFTACGRGPRSTLRILRPGLAISEMARSMLPAEPIAVWTVKKNINDMFDAYIVVSFANVTLVLSIGETIEEVSDSQFLDTTHSLAVTLLGEDSLMQVHPNGIRHIREDGRVNEWRTPGKKTITKVGSNRLQVVIALSGGELIYFEMDMTGQLMEVEKQDMSGDVACLAIAPVPEGRQRSRFLAVGSYDNTIRILSLDPDDCLQPLSVQSVSSAPESLLFLEVQASVGGEDGADYPANLFLNAGLQNGVLFRTNVDMVTGQLSDTRSRFLGLRPPKLFPCIVSHRQAMLCLSSRPWLGYIHQGHFLLTPLSCDTLESAASFSSDQCSEGVVAVAGDALRIFTIERLGETFNETAIPLRYTPRKFVILPKKKYIAVIESDKGAFSAEEREAAKKECLEASGATENGNANNGDPMENGDGQEDGAEEGNTFPDEQYGYPKAESERWVSCIRILDPRSRDTTCLLELQDNEAAVSICTVNFHDKEHGTLLAVGTAKGLQFWPKRTLAGGFIHIYKFVDEGKSLELLHKTQVEEVPLALCQFQGRLLAGVGSVLRLYDLGKRKLLRKCENKLFPRTIISIHTYRDRIYVGDMQESFHYCKYRRDENQLYIFADDSVPRWLTAAQHIDFDTMAGADKFGNIYFARLPQDISDEIEEDPTGGKIKWEQGKLNGAPNKVEEIVQFHVGDVVTSLQKASLIPGGGECLIYGTVMGSVGALLAFTSREDVDFFSHLEMHLRQEHPPLCGRDHMAYRSAYFPVKDVIDGDLCEQYPSLPADMQRKIADELDRTPGEILKKLEDIRNKII, encoded by the exons ATGTACCTCTACAGCCTGACGCTGCAGCGCGCGACGGGCGCCGTGTGCGCCGTCATCGGCAGCTTCAGCGGGCGCGACACGAAGAAGTCGGCGGCCTCCGGGTCCGCCTCCACGCAGGAGATAGCCGTCGCCCGGGGCAGCACGCtcgacctcctccgcccggACCCGGAGACCGGCCGCCTCCGCACGCTCCTCTCCGTCGACGTCTTCGGCGTCATCCGCTCGCTCGCGCAGTTCCGCCTCACCGGCGCCAACAAGGACTACCTCGTCGTCGGCTCCGACTCGGGCCGCCTCGTCATCCTCGAGTACTCCCCCGACCGCAACCGCTTCGACAAGGTCCACCAGGAGACCTTTGGCAAGTCCGGCTGCCGCCGCATCGTCCCCGGCCAGCTGCTCGCGGTCGACCCCAAGGGCCGCGCGCTCTGCATCGCCGCGCTCGAGAAGCAGAAGCTCGTCTACGTCCTcaaccgcgacgccgccgcgcgcctcacCATCTCGTCCCCGCTCGAGGCGCACAAGTCCAACACTATCACCTTCTCCCTCACCGCCCTCGACTGTGGATTCGACAACCCCATCTTCGCCGCCATCGAGCTCGAGTATGCTGAGTCTGACCGCGACCCCACGGGGCAGGCTGCTAACCAGGCGCAGAAGCTCCTCACCTTCTACGAGCTTGACTTGGGCCTCAACCATGTCTCCCGCAAGGCCTCTGAGCCCATTGATAATGGCGCCAATCTTCTTGTGACTGTCCCTGGTGGCGGCGATGGTCCGAGCGGGGTTCTTGTGTGCTGCGATAACTTTGTGCTGTACCGGAACCAGGGGCATCCAGAGGTTCGTGCTGTTATTCCACGCCGTGCTGACCTGCCTGCTGAGCGTGGTGTCCTCATTGTTGCTGCTGCTACACACAGACAAAAGAGTATGTTCTTCTTCTTACTACAGACCGAGTATGGTGACATCTTCAAGGTCGATCTGGAACATAGTGGGGAAACTGTTACTGAGCTCAGGATCAAGTACTTCGACACCATACCTGTGGCATCAGCTACCTGTGTGCTGCGGTCTGGTTTACTCTTTGCTGCTTCTGAGTTTGGCAACCATGCACTTTACCAATTCCGTGATATTGGCCGGGATGCGGATGTTGAGTCATCTTCAGCAACACTGATGGAGACAGAGGAGGGGTTCCAGCCGGTTTTCTTTCAGCCAAGGCCACTAAAGAACCTCATCCGTATAGATGAGATTGAGAGCCTCATGCCAGTCATGGATATGCGTATTGCGAATTTATTTGATGAGGAGACACCCCAATTGTTCACAGCCTGTGGCCGAGGTCCACGCTCCACGCTGCGCATCCTGAGGCCTGGCCTTGCCATTAGTGAGATGGCACGATCAATGCTGCCTGCTGAGCCTATTGCCGTGTGGACTGTCAAGAAGAATATCAATGACATGTTTGATGCCTACATTGTTGTGTCCTTTGCTAATGTCACGCTCGTGCTCTCTATTGGTGAGACCATTGAAGAAGTCAGTGACAGCCAGTTCCTGGACACCACTCACTCCCTTGCAGTCACTCTCCTTGGTGAGGACTCTCTCATGCAAGTCCATCCAAATGGTATCAGGCACATCAGGGAGGATGGCCGTGTCAATGAGTGGAGAACTCCTGGAAAGAAAACTATAACAAAGGTTGGATCAAACCGGCTCCAGGTGGTAATTGCCCTCAGTGGCGGAGAGCTCATCTATTTTGAGATGGACATGACGGGTCAGCTCATGGAGGTGGAGAAACAGGACATGTCTGGCGATGTTGCATGCCTGGCCATTGCGCCGGTTCCTGAGGGTAGGCAAAGGTCCAGATTTCTCGCTGTAGGATCCTATGATAACACCATCCGTATCCTGTCGCTGGACCCTGATGACTGCCTGCAGCCTCTAAGTGTGCAGAGTGTATCATCCGCACCAGAGTCACTCCTATTCCTAGAGGTACAGGCATCAGTTGGTGGTGAGGATGGTGCAGACTATCCAGCCAACCTTTTCCTCAATGCTGGCTTGCAGAACGGTGTTCTTTTCCGGACCAATGTTGACATGGTTACGGGCCAGCTATCGGACACACGGTCTCGATTCCTTGGCCTCAGGCCTCCAAAGCTGTTTCCCTGTATAGTTAGCCACAGGCAAGCAATGCTTTGCCTGTCCAGCCGTCCCTGGCTGGGCTATATACATCAAGGTCACTTCCTCTTGACGCCTCTGTCTTGTGATACACTCGAATCTGCTGCATCCTTCTCTTCTGATCAGTGCTCAGAAggtgttgttgctgttgccggaGATGCCCTACGCATTTTCACCATTGAACGCCTGGGGGAGACTTTCAATGAGACGGCCATCCCTCTGCGCTACACCCCAAGGAAGTTTGTGATTCTAccaaagaaaaaatatattgcTGTCATTGAGAGCGATAAGGGTGCATTCAGCGCAGAAGAGCGAGAAGCTGCTAAGAAAGAGTGCCTCGAGGCTTCTGGTGCAACAGAGAATGGAAATGCGAACAATGGGGATCCAATGGAGAATGGTGATGGTCAAGAAGATGGTGCTGAGGAGGGCAACACATTTCCTGATGAACAGTACGGTTATCCAAAAGCAGAATCAGAGCGGTGGGTTTCCTGCATTAGGATCCTGGATCCAAGGAGTAGGGACACAACCTGTCTGCTGGAATTGCAGGACAATGAAGCTGCTGTCAGTATTTGCACTGTGAATTTCCATGATAAGGAGCACGGCACTCTTCTTGCTGTTGGCACTGCCAAGGGATTGCAGTTCTGGCCAAAGCGGACCCTTGCTGGTGGGTTCATCCACATATATAAGTTTGTGGATGAAGGGAAGTCACTTGAACTTCTACACAAGACACAAGTGGAGGAAGTACCTCTTGCGTTGTGCCAATTCCAGGGACGGTTACTTGCAGGTGTTGGTTCAGTGCTCAGACTATATGATCTGGGGAAGAGAAAATTGCTCAGGAAATGTGAAAACAAGCTTTTTCCCAGAACAATTATATCTATTCATACCTACCGTGATAGGATCTATGTTGGTGATATGCAAGAG TCATTTCACTACTGCAAGTACAGAAGGGATGAAAACCAGCTGTATATCTTTGCTGATGACAGTGTTCCCAGATGGCTTACAGCAGCTCAACACATAGATTTTGACACTATGGCTGGAGCTGACAAGTTTGGGAATATATATTTTGCTCGTCTTCCTCAGGATATCTCAGATGAGATTGAAGAAGATCCAACTGGAGGCAAGATTAAATGGGAGCAAGGGAAGCTAAATGGTGCCCCTAACAAAGTTGAGGAAATCGTGCAGTTTCATGTTGGTGATGTTGTAACAAGTTTGCAGAAGGCCTCTTTAATTCCTGGTGGAGGTGAATGTCTTATTTATGGAACTGTGATGGGCAGTGTAGGGGCACTGCTTGCATTTACCTCCAGGGAAGATGTTGACTTCTTCTCTCATTTGGAGATGCATCTCCGTCAGGAGCATCCACCATTATGTGGAAGAGATCACATGGCTTACAGATCTGCATATTTTCCGGTGAAG GATGTGATAGATGGCGATCTCTGTGAGCAGTATCCATCCCTTCCAGCTGATATGCAGAGGAAGATAGCTGATGAGCTTGACAGAACTCCTGGTGAAATCCTTAAGAAGCTAGAAGACATTAGGAACAAAATCATCTAA
- the LOC120647453 gene encoding uncharacterized protein LOC120647453, with translation MVAISPHLAATLPFLPTLRPRPRRLPPDAFAASVSPHRTAVFALHGSRHCNPLARRFHGFENTISFWTEHNKQALFASGRDSPSTKQSSSRGDSSSSPDGPPVLTILAGVIVFLLVLWVIGSIFTWIVGLVFGAAKS, from the exons ATGGTCGCCATCTCCCCCCACCTCGCCGCGACCCTTCCGTTTCTGCCGACTCTGCGGCCACGTCCTCGCCGGCTTCCGCCGGACGCCTTCGCGGCCTCCGTATCCCCTCACCGAACTGCCGTCTTCGCCCTCCATGGCTCCAG GCATTGCAATCCTTTAGCAAGAAGATTTCATGGGTTTGAGAATACAATAAGCTTCTGGACGGAGCACAATAAGCAAGCTCTATTTGCCTCAGGCAGGGATTCTCCAAGCACAAAACAGAGCAGCTCCCGTGGTGATAGCTCGAGTTCTCCAGATGGCCCACCTGTCCTGACTATCCTGGCAGGCGTAATTGTGTTCCTGCTTGTCCTTTGGGTGATTGGATCGATCTTTACCTGGATTGTGGGTTTGGTCTTTGGTGCTGCGAAATCTTAG
- the LOC120647452 gene encoding DNA polymerase delta small subunit-like produces MPVPMPMERKQAAYSNLDERYAIQGKKYQGQQYSHIYFTRLHHMRNLLHAHVPSWKPQLPVTTVLGLEEGKDCIIVGTLYKHMKLKPSILDEYSKERSAIPLVKPHNFMHPDDHLILEDESGRVTLAGAIPPAAFVTGVVVALHGKETSAGNFLVEDVLEAGLPPQTALSSADEDKYVVFVSGLSVGSGTFNPLQFQLLIDHITGHLGDENEQTIASNIVRVVVAGNSVHISPRFVNGQTVASKDQSRIAEPIKELDIMLTQLVASLPVDIMPGCHDPANFSLPQQPLHRCLFSGASTYNTFSSCSNPHQFELDSVQFLGTSGQNIDDLYKYSDAKDKLEFMERTLRWRHLAPTAPNSLGCYPYTDKDPFLVESCPHVYFVGNQDKYETRLLEGPQKQKVRLICIPRFSECGVAVMLNLRNLECSTLSFSTSFNA; encoded by the exons atgccggTGCCGATGCCGATGGAGAGGAAGCAAGCCGCCTACAGCAACCTC GATGAGAGGTACGCGATCCAGGGGAAGAAGTACCAGGGGCAGCAGTACAGCCATATCTACTTCACGCGCCTCCACCACATGCGCAACCTCCTCCACGCCCACGTCCCCTCCTGGAAGCCGCAACTCCCTG TCACTACGGTGCTAGGGCTCGAAGAAGGAAAGGACTGCATAATTGTTGGAACTTTATATAAGCACATGAAACTGAAGCCTTCCATTCTCGATGAATACTCAAAAGAG AGGTCTGCAATTCCTCTTGTTAAACCACATAATTTCATGCATCCTGATGATCATCTCATTTTGGAAGATGAAAGTGGGAGAGTTACACTTGCAGGAGCGATACCTCCAGCAGCATTTGTGACTG GTGTTGTAGTAGCTCTCCACGGGAAGGAAACAAGTGCTGGCAACTTTCTTGTTGAAGATGTTCTTGAGGCTGGTCTTCCTCCCCAAACAGCATTGTCTAGTGCTG ATGAAGACAAGTATGTGGTATTCGTGTCAGGGTTAAGTGTAGGAAGTGGCACATTCAATCCTCTGCAATTCCAACTTCTTATTGACCATATCACAGGGCATCTGGGTGATGAGAAT GAGCAAACCATAGCATCAAATATTGTTCGTGTTGTGGTTGCTGGGAATTCAGTGCATATATCACCAAGGTTTGTCAATGGTCAG ACGGTAGCATCAAAAGATCAATCCAGGATAGCAGAACCTATCAAGGAACTGGATATAATGCTTACACAG CTTGTGGCATCATTGCCTGTAGATATAATGCCGGGGTGTCATGATCCAGCAAATTTTTCTTTGCCTCAGCAG CCTTTGCATAGATGCCTTTTCTCTGGGGCATCCACCTACAATACTTTTTCGTCGTGTTCAAATCCCCACCAATTCGAGCTTGACAGTGTCCA GTTTCTTGGAACATCTGGCCAGAACATAGATGACCTCTACAAGTACTCTGATGCCAAAGATAAGTTGGAATTCATGGAAAGAACACTAAGATGGCGCCATCTTGCTCCTACTGCTCCAAACAGCCTAG GATGTTATCCATACACAGATAAGGATCCTTTCCTTGTTGAAAGTTGCCCACATGTCTACTTTGTTGGGAATCAGGATAAATATGAAACTAGATTGTTGGAAG GTCCACAAAAACAGAAGGTGAGGCTAATCTGCATCCCAAGGTTCTCTGAATGTGGAGTTGCTGTGATG CTCAATTTGAGGAACCTGGAATGCAGCACATTGAGTTTCTCAACAAGTTTTAATGCCTGA
- the LOC120647454 gene encoding uncharacterized protein LOC120647454 has translation MATPQKQKEPQGAVSVQHVAKASSDELLRKFADPDARHLATVPPRRSLALRRKRSSRRVASGLSARDSDAAAAGGTELAAPKRRRSIGGSADWRAGLLLPTTTAAASARKAQARRGGASRLDDAAGIGLILAALERTWRKTVAGASKMFVERHRTNHVLLISDMV, from the exons ATGGCGACGCCGCAGAAGCAGAAGGAGCCGCAGGGCGCGGTGTCGGTGCAGCACGTGGCGAAGGCGTCCTCGGACGAGCTCCTCCGCAAGTTCGCCGACCCGGACGCGCGCCACCTCGCCACCGTCCcgccccgccgcagcctcgcgctCCGCCGCAAGCGCTCGTCCCGGCGCGTGGCCTCGGGGCTCTCCGCGCGGGActccgacgccgcggcggcggggggcacGGAGCTGGCCGCGCCCAAGAGGCGGCGGAGCATCGGCGGGTCGGCGGACTGGAGGGCGGGGCTGCTCCTGCCGACCACCACGGCCGCTGCCTCCGCGCGGAAGGCTCAGGCCCGCCGGGGTGGGGCCTCGCGGCTCGACGACGCCGCGGGCATCGGCCTCATCCTCGCCGCGCTGGAGCGG ACGTGGAGGAAGACGGTGGCGGGGGCGTCCAAGATGTTCGTGGAGAGGCACCGGACGAACCACGTCCTGCTCATCAGCGACATGGTCTGA